A genomic region of Drosophila kikkawai strain 14028-0561.14 chromosome X, DkikHiC1v2, whole genome shotgun sequence contains the following coding sequences:
- the ogre gene encoding innexin inx1, with protein MYKLLGSLKSYLKWQDIQTDNAVFRLHNSFTTVLLLTCSLIITATQYVGQPISCIVNGVPPHVVNTFCWIHSTFTMPDAFRRQVGREVAHPGVANDFGDEDAKKYYTYYQWVCFVLFFQAMACYTPKFLWNKFEGGLMRMIVMGLNITICTREEKEAKRDALLDYLIKHVKRHKLYAIRYWACEVLCCVNIIVQMYLMNRFFDGEFLSYGTNIMKLSDVPQEQRVDPMVYVFPRVTKCTFHKYGASGSLQKHDSLCILPLNIVNEKTYVFIWFWFWILLVLLIGLMVFRACIIFMPKFRPRLLNARNRMIPMEICRSLSRKLDIGDWWLIYMLGRNLDPVIYKDVMSEFAKQVEPSKHDRAK; from the exons ATGTACAAGTTGCTGGGTAGCCTTAAGAGCTACCTCAAGTGGCAGGACATTCAGACGGACAATGCCGTCTTCCGTCTGCACAACTCCTTCACCACGGTGCTGCTGCTCACCTGCAGCCTGATCATCACCGCCACCCAGTATGTGGGCCAGCCGATTAGCTGCATTGTCAACGGTGTGCCACCGCATGTGGTCAATACCTTTTGCTGGATCCACAGCACCTTTACCATGCCGGATGCCTTTCGCAGACAG GTTGGCCGAGAGGTTGCCCATCCTGGTGTGGCCAATGATTTTGGTGATGAGGATGCCAAGAAGTACTACACCTACTACCAGTGGGTGTGCTTTGTGCTCTTCTTCCAG GCGATGGCTTGCTATACGCCCAAGTTCCTGTGGAACAAATTCGAAGGCGGCCTCATGCGCATGATTGTGATGGGACTGAACATCACCATCTGCACTCGCGAGGAAAAGGAGGCCAAGCGCGATGCCCTGCTGGACTATCTGATCAAGCACGTAAAG CGCCACAAGCTGTATGCTATTCGGTACTGGGCCTGCGAGGTTCTCTGCTGCGTGAACATCATTGTGCAAATGTATCTGATGAATCGCTTCTTCGATGGCGAATTCCTTTCGTACGGCACCAATATCATGAAGCTGTCGGATGTGCCGCAGGAGCAGCGAGTAGATCCCATGGTCTATGTCTTCCCCAGGGTCACCAAGTGCACCTTCCACAAGTATGGTGCCTCCGGATCACTGCAGAAGCACGACTCCCTCTGCATCCTGCCGCTGAACATTGTCAACGAGAAGACGTACGTGTTCATTTGGTTTTGGTTCTGGATTTTGCTCGTCCTGCTCATTGGACTGATGGTCTTCCG CGCCTGCATCATCTTTATGCCAAAATTCAGGCCTCGTCTGCTGAATGCTCGCAATCGCATGATTCCCATGGAGATTTGTCGCTCGCTATCGCGGAAACTGGACATTGGCGACTGGTGGCTCATCTAT